From Zingiber officinale cultivar Zhangliang chromosome 5B, Zo_v1.1, whole genome shotgun sequence, the proteins below share one genomic window:
- the LOC121984725 gene encoding uncharacterized protein LOC121984725, producing the protein MKNKAAIFFRKIATALMAIMRSKSMKSSKLIMFRLLRNKKVLMSALFNKLQSVIGDQQVLLMDDVAKEEVSVLDFVEDDDDYPDLRHSLFELNDDTGGSVTDWVRNGREDDESEVNLEDEIDQVADMFIRRFHRQMRLEEESISWY; encoded by the coding sequence atgaagaacaaggcTGCCATTTTCTTCAGGAAAATAGCAACTGCACTCATGGCAATCATGAGAAGCAAGTCCATGAAGAGCAGCAAGCTCATCATGTTCAGACTGCTGCGAAACAAGAAGGTCCTGATGAGTGCACTGTTCAACAAGTTGCAATCAGTAATAGGTGATCAACAAGTTTTGCTTATGGATGATGTAGCAAAAGAGGAAGTGTCAGTGCTGGATTTCGTCGAAGACGATGATGATTATCCAGACCTGAGGCACTCTTTGTTTGAACTGAATGATGATACTGGAGGGTCAGTGACGGATTGGGTCAGAAACGGCAGAGAAGATGATGAGTCAGAGGTCAATCTTGAGGATGAGATTGACCAAGTGGCTGACATGTTTATCAGGAGGTTTCACAGGCAGATGAGGTTGGAGGAGGAGTCCATCAGCTGGTACTAA